One region of Vitis vinifera cultivar Pinot Noir 40024 chromosome 1, ASM3070453v1 genomic DNA includes:
- the LOC100255154 gene encoding receptor-like protein EIX1, which produces MERHMRSAVVILLWFLFQGNTEVSFCAGNPSRVICRGREKRALLSFRSHVAPSNRLSSWTGEECCVWDRVGCDNITGHVVKLNLRYSDDLSVLGENKLYGEISNSLLDLKHLRCLDLSSNYFGGSQIPQFFASLATLRYLNLSKAGFAGPIPTQLGNLSNLQHLDIKGNSLNVEDLEWVGNLTSLQVLDMSGVKIRKAANWLEISGNMPKSLPLSSRINLGSNRRIDGVYSLTFLDLSGNLLEGELPDCWSYWTKLLVLKLGYNNLTGNIPSSMGNLISLGSLHLRNNHLSGVLPTSLQNCKNLVVLDLSENQFTGSLPRWIGKLGEKYLTGYTIFRLRILALRSNKFDGNIPQEFCRLESLQILDLADNNISGSIPRCFGSLLAMAYPYSEEPFFHSDYWTAEFREAMVLVIKGRKLVYSRTLPFVVSMDLSYNNLSGNMPEELTSLHGLVSLNLSQNHLEGNIPHEIRLLQELMSLDLSMNKLSGVIPQSMESMLFLSFLNLSYNDFSGRIPSRCQMSTFDTDSYIGNHKLCGSPLPDACAGDYAPEGPIMADEDRTCGRGDELIENHGFHEDKDGWIDMKWFYMGMPLGFVVGFWAVFGPLAFNRAWRHAFFGFLDDIKYKLLGL; this is translated from the exons ATGGAGAGGCACATGAGAAGTGCGGTGGTTATCTTGCTTTGGTTTCTCTTTCAAGGGAACACTGAAGTTAGTTTTTGTGCTGGGAATCCAAGTCGTGTTATTTGCAGAGGAAGAGAAAAACGAGCCCTCCTGAGCTTCAGAAGCCATGTTGCTCCTTCAAACCGGCTCTCATCTTGGACGGGTGAAGAGTGCTGTGTGTGGGACCGAGTTGGCTGTGACAACATCACAGGGCATGTTGTCAAGCTCAACCTTCGGTACTCGGATGATCTTTCTGTACTTGGAGAGAATAAATTGTATGGAGAGATAAGTAATTCCTTGCTGGACTTGAAACATCTTCGTTGCTTGGACCTGAGCAGCAATTACTTTGGAGGATCTCAAATTCCACAATTTTTTGCTTCACTGGCGACACTGAGATATCTTAACCTCTCTAAAGCAGGTTTTGCTGGTCCCATTCCTACACAGCTTGGAAATTTATCCAACTTGCAGCATCTTGACATCAAAGGTAATAGTCTGAATGTTGAGGATCTTGAATGGGTTGGTAATCTCACTTCCTTACAAGTCCTTGACATGAGCGGAGTGAAAATACGCAAGGCTGCAAACTGGCTTGAG ATTAGTGGCAACATGCCAAAGAGTTTACCTTTGTCATCCAGGATCAATCTTGGTTCAAACAG AAGGATTGATGGAGTATATTCATTGACATTCTTAGATCTTTCAGGAAATCTTCTAGAGGGAGAACTTCCTGATTGTTGGAGCTACTGGACAAAATTGTTGGTGTTAAAATTGGGGTATAATAATTTGACCGGAAACATTCCTAGCTCCATGGGCAATTTAATTTCACTCGGGTCATTGCACTTGCGCAACAACCATCTTTCTGGAGTTCTACCGACTTCGTTGCAGAACTGCAAAAATTTGGTTGTTTTGGATCTTAGTGAGAATCAATTCACTGGGAGCTTACCAAGATGGATTGGGAAACTTGGCGAGAAGTATTTAACAGGGTACACCATATTCCGCCTGAGGATTCTTGCCCTTCGATCAAATAAGTTCGATGGAAATATTCCTCAAGAATTCTGCCGTCTGGAATCCCTTCAAATCTTGGACCTTGCAGACAATAATATCTCGGGATCCATTCCGAGATGCTTTGGCAGTCTCCTAGCCATGGCATACCCATATTCAGAAGAGCCCTTTTTTCATAGTGATTATTGGACCGCAGAATTCAGGGAAGCAATGGTTCTTGtgataaaaggaagaaaattagtTTACAGTCGTACCCTTCCCTTTGTAGTCAGCATGGATCTCTCCTACAATAACTTATCAGGCAATATGCCTGAAGAACTAACAAGTCTCCATGGTTTGGTATCCTTGAACCTGTCTCAAAATCATCTCGAAGGAAATATTCCCCATGAGATTAGACTCTTGCAAGAATTGATGAGTCTTGATCTCTCTATGAACAAACTTTCTGGTGTTATTCCTCAAAGCATGGAAAGTATGCTGTTCTTGAGTTTCTTAAATTTATCATACAATGATTTCTCCGGTAGAATTCCATCCAGATGCCAAATGTCGACCTTTGACACAGACAGTTACATTGGCAATCATAAGCTCTGTGGGTCTCCACTTCCAGATGCTTGTGCTGGAGACTATGCACCGGAAGGTCCAATAATGGCTGATGAAGACCGTACTTGTGGTAGAGGTGATGAACTGATAGAAAATCATGGTTTTCACGAAGATAAGGATGGATGGATCGATATGAAGTGGTTTTATATGGGCATGCCACTAGGATTCGTGGTGGGTTTTTGGGCAGTTTTTGGCCCATTAGCATTCAACAGGGCTTGGAGGCATGCGTTTTTTGGGTTCTTAGATGACATTAAATACAAACTGTTGGGATTGTGA
- the LOC100260235 gene encoding glutathione S-transferase U10, which yields MHPNTRSTTAIEGGRESMEKQSEVKLFGTWSSGYCTRIKLALKLKGIPYEYVEEDLSNKSDLLIHHNPVHKKVPVLVHNGKAIAESLVILEYIDEHWNHTPKLLPEDPYERAKVRFWANFYDQKFKPSIYNIMTSKGKEQEKAIEDSREVLMVFEEGIERDFPAKSPFLNGGPLGFLDIVVGSSACNYKAMNEVVGVVVDPKKNPAFCYWMAAMKDCPLMKETLPPHDRLVAKMRSKFSLQPPKT from the exons ATGCATCCAAATACAAGAAGCACCACAGCAATAGAGGGAGGAAGAGAATCAATGGAGAAGCAAAGTGAAGTGAAGTTGTTTGGGACATGGTCTAGTGGCTACTGCACCAGAATTAAGTTAGCTCTCAAACTCAAGGGCATACCCTACGAGTACGTAGAAGAAGACCTATCTAACAAGAGCGACTTGCTGATTCACCACAATCCTGTCCACAAGAAGGTGCCCGTACTCGTCCACAATGGGAAAGCCATTGCAGAATCGCTCGTCATCCTTGAATACATTGATGAGCACTGGAACCACACTCCCAAATTGTTGCCGGAGGATCCATATGAGAGAGCTAAAGTTCGATTCTGGGCCAACTTTTATGATCAGAAG TTTAAGCCAAGTATCTACAACATCATGACTTCCAAAGGCAAAGAGCAAGAAAAAGCCATAGAGGACTCCCGTGAGGTGCTTATGGTGTTTGAAGAAGGCATAGAGAGAGATTTCCCAGCAAAATCTCCATTCTTGAATGGAGGCCCCTTGGGATTCCTCGATATTGTGGTGGGATCAAGTGCTTGCAATTACAAAGCTATGAATGAGGTAGTTGGTGTGGTTGTCGACCCCAAAAAGAACCCTGCATTTTGCTATTGGATGGCTGCGATGAAAGACTGCCCACTGATGAAGGAGACCCTCCCACCTCATGATCGCCTGGTTGCCAAGATGAGATCCAAATTCTCTCTGCAGCCACCTAAAACTTGA